Below is a window of Pseudomonas sp. B21-040 DNA.
ATGGTCGTTGGAACGTCCTCGGTATCAGCATTTATGTCTTCGGTGTGCTGGTTCAACTGCCGTTCATCTCCACCAAGTTCTATACCGGTCCGCTGGTGGCGGCCCTGGGTGATGTGGATATTTCCTGGATCATCGGTCTGGTGATTCCCGCCGCCCTGTATTACGTGTGCGCAAAAAAATGGCACGGCACAGTGCCTGATCGTTTGATCCTGCCGGTCGAGCAGGACGCGATCACTGAACAAAAGCTGAATGTTGGTCGCGCTGCGGCGCAGGCCTGATTGGACGTGGACAGGGCTGGATGCCTCTTGACTGCCGTAAGCCAATTCATGATTAGGAGCGTCACAACAATGAAATCGAACAAGACCCTGCTGACCACATTGCTTTCCATGGGCCTGCTGGCCAGTGCCGGCGCCACTCAGGCAGCCGGTTGGTGCGAGTCGGGCAAACCGGTGAAATTTGCCGGCCTGAACTGGGAAAGCGCCATGCTGCTGACCGACGTGCTGCAAGTCGTGTTGGAGAAAGGCTACGACTGCAAGACCGACAGCCTGCCGGGCAACTCCATCACCATGGAAAACGCCCTGAGCAGCAACGACATTCAAGTGTTTGCCGAAGAGTGGGTCGGCCGCAGCGAAGTCTGGAACAAGGCCGAGAAGGCCGGCAAAGTCGTCGGTGTCGGCGCTCCGGTTGTTGGCGCGGTTGAAGGCTGGTACGTGCCGCGCTACGTGATCGAAGGCGACGCCAAGCGCAAACTGGAACCTAAAGCCCCGGACCTGAAAAACATTGCTGACCTGGGCAAATACTCGGCGATCTTCAAAGACGCTGAAGAGCCGTCCAAAGGCCGTTTCTACAATTGCCCGGCCGGCTGGACCTGTGAGCTGGACAACAGCGAAATGCTGAAAAGCTACGGTCTGGAAAGCACCTACACCAACTTCCGCCCAGGCACCGGCCCGGCGCTGGATGCCGCCGTGCTGTCGAGCTACAAGCGTGGCGAGCCGATCCTGTTCTACTACTGGTCGCCCACCCCGCTGATGGGCCAGGTCGATGTGGTGAAACTCGAAGAGAAGCCAGGCGTGAACAAGACCGTGGATATCAAGGTCGGCCTGTCCAAGACGTTCCACGAACAAGCCCCGGAACTGGTGGCTGTACTGGAAAAAGTCAATGTGCCGATCGACATCCTCAACCAGAACCTGGGGCGCATGACCAAAGAGCGGATCGAGTCGCCAAAACTGGCCAAGATCTTCTTGAAGGAACATCCTGAAGTCTGGCACGCCTGGGTGAGCGAAGACGCAGCCAAGAAAATCGACGCGGCCTTGTAGGTTGGGCCTCTCCGACTGCCGGTAGCGGCAGTCGGACGCTTGATCGCAACCCCTTGATTGAGAGTCTCTTATGTTTCCCGAAAGCTTTACCTTTTCCATCGCCGACTGGGTCAACGGTTGGGTCGACTCGTTGGTCACCAACTACGGCGACGTGTTTCGGCAGATCTCTGACACCCTGCTGTGGGCCATCGTCAATCTTGAAGGGCTGCTGCGCGCGGCGCCCTGGTGGCTGATGTTGGCCATCGTCGCAGGCGTTGCCTGGCACGCGACCCGCAAAGTCGTGACCACGGCCGTGATCGTCGGCTTGTTGTTCCTGGTGGGTGCCGTCGGCCTCTGGGACAAGCTGATGCAAACCCTGGCGTTGATGATGGTGGCGACGATCATTTCGGTGCTGATCGGCATTCCGCTGGGCATTCTCTCGGCGCGCAGCAACCGCCTGCGTTCGATACTGATGCCGCTGCTGGACATCATGCAGACCATGCCGAGTTTCGTGTACCTGATCCCGGTGCTGATGCTGTTCGGCCTGGGCAAGGTCCCGGCGATTTTCGCCACCGTGATTTACGCCGCGCCACCGCTGATCCGCTTGACCGATCTGGGCATTCGCCAGGTCGACGGTGAAGTGATGGAAGCGATCAACGCCTTCGGTGCCAACCGCTGGCAGCAACTGTTTGGCGTGCAACTGCCGCTGGCCCTGCCGAGCATCATGGCCGGGATCAACCAGACCACCATGATGGCGCTGTCGATGGTGGTCATTGCTTCGATGATCGGTGCCCGTGGCTTGGGTGAAGACGTGCTGGTGGGGATTCAGACCCTCAACGTCGGACGTGGCCTGGAAGCCGGTCTGGCGATCGTGATTCTGGCTGTGGTGATCGACCGTATTACTCAGGCGTACGGTCGGGCCCGGCATGAGGTGAGCAAATGAACAACGCGACCGTAAGCAAGATCGAAGTCAAAAACGTCTTCAAGATTTTTGGCAACCGTTCCAAAGATGCACTGGCGATGATTGGCCAGGGCAAAACCAAGGACCAGGTGCTGGCCGAAACCGGCTGCGTGGTCGGCGTGAACGATCTGTCGCTGAGCATCGGCAGCGGCGAGATCTTCGTGATCATGGGCCTGTCGGGCTCCGGCAAGTCGACTTTGGTACGCCACTTCAATCGCCTGATCGACCCGACCAGCGGCGCGATCCTGGTGGATGGCGTGGACATCCTGCAATACGACATGGAAGCCCTGCGCGAATTTCGTCGACGCAAGATCAGCATGGTGTTCCAGAGCTTCGGCCTGTTGCCGCACAAGAGCGTGCTGGACAACGTCGCCTACGGCTTGAAAATTCGTGGCGAGAGCAAAGCCATGTGCGCCGAGCGTGCGCTGCACTGGATCAACACCGTGGGCCTCAAGGGCTACGAAAACAAATACCCGCATCAGCTCTCGGGCGGCATGCGTCAGCGTGTGGGCCTGGCCCGTGCCCTGGCGGCGGACACCGACATCATCCTGATGGACGAAGCGTTCAGCGCCCTCGACCCGCTGATCCGCGCCGAGATGCAGGACCAGTTGCTGGAGCTGCAAAAGACCCTGCACAAGACCATCGTCTTCATCACCCACGACCTCGACGAGGCCGTGCGCATCGGCAACCGCATCGCGATCCTCAAGGACGGCCGCCTGATCCAGGTCGGCACCCCGAGAGAGATCCTGCATTCGCCGGCGGATGAATATGTCGACCGGTTTGTGCAACGGCGGGCGGCGGTGGTTTAAAGGTCGATCGTTCCCACGCTCTGCGTGGGAATGCATCCCGTGACGCTCCGCGTCACACATGCGCAGGGCTTGAGCCTTGCACTGGCAACGGGACGCGGAGCGTCCCAGGCAGCATTCCCACGCAGAGCGTGGGAACGATCAATTCAGGTTGTACGCACGAGGTTGAAGATGTCCCAGGCTGAAAAAATCGTTATCGCCGATGCCCCCGTGCGTTGGCAGGATGTGGTGGCCGTCGCCCGTGATGGCGCGCAGCTTGAGCTGTCGGCGCAGGTCTGGGCACGGATTGAAAACGCGCAAGGCATCGTCCAGCGTATCGTCACCAGCGGTGAGCGCGCTTACGGCATCAACACCGGGCTGGGGGCGTTGTGCAACGTCTCGCTGGCGGATGAACAACTCAGCCAGTTGTCGCGCAATACCTTGCTCAGCCATGCCTGTGGCGTTGGCGCGCCCCTGACCGACGAGCAGACTCGCTCGATCATGTGCGCTGCTGTCGTCAACTACAGCC
It encodes the following:
- a CDS encoding proline/glycine betaine ABC transporter permease — its product is MFPESFTFSIADWVNGWVDSLVTNYGDVFRQISDTLLWAIVNLEGLLRAAPWWLMLAIVAGVAWHATRKVVTTAVIVGLLFLVGAVGLWDKLMQTLALMMVATIISVLIGIPLGILSARSNRLRSILMPLLDIMQTMPSFVYLIPVLMLFGLGKVPAIFATVIYAAPPLIRLTDLGIRQVDGEVMEAINAFGANRWQQLFGVQLPLALPSIMAGINQTTMMALSMVVIASMIGARGLGEDVLVGIQTLNVGRGLEAGLAIVILAVVIDRITQAYGRARHEVSK
- a CDS encoding ABC transporter substrate-binding protein, whose amino-acid sequence is MKSNKTLLTTLLSMGLLASAGATQAAGWCESGKPVKFAGLNWESAMLLTDVLQVVLEKGYDCKTDSLPGNSITMENALSSNDIQVFAEEWVGRSEVWNKAEKAGKVVGVGAPVVGAVEGWYVPRYVIEGDAKRKLEPKAPDLKNIADLGKYSAIFKDAEEPSKGRFYNCPAGWTCELDNSEMLKSYGLESTYTNFRPGTGPALDAAVLSSYKRGEPILFYYWSPTPLMGQVDVVKLEEKPGVNKTVDIKVGLSKTFHEQAPELVAVLEKVNVPIDILNQNLGRMTKERIESPKLAKIFLKEHPEVWHAWVSEDAAKKIDAAL
- a CDS encoding glycine betaine/L-proline ABC transporter ATP-binding protein — protein: MNNATVSKIEVKNVFKIFGNRSKDALAMIGQGKTKDQVLAETGCVVGVNDLSLSIGSGEIFVIMGLSGSGKSTLVRHFNRLIDPTSGAILVDGVDILQYDMEALREFRRRKISMVFQSFGLLPHKSVLDNVAYGLKIRGESKAMCAERALHWINTVGLKGYENKYPHQLSGGMRQRVGLARALAADTDIILMDEAFSALDPLIRAEMQDQLLELQKTLHKTIVFITHDLDEAVRIGNRIAILKDGRLIQVGTPREILHSPADEYVDRFVQRRAAVV